CGACGGGCGTGCCTTGCGTCCACGCCAAATGGTAAGTGCCGGTGGACGGTCCGAGAAAAAGGTCGCAACGCTGAATGACGGCGGCCGCATGGAAAATCGAGCGATGGTTGGCGAAAATCATCGCCGGTTTTTGCAGACGGTCATTGATCGCTTGGCAAAAAGCGTATTCATCAAAGGGCAAATGCATATCTATTGAAATGTCATGTGGCGCCTGCTTCGGGCGATAGCAGCCGAGTAAAATCGTCCAGTCGGGGTGGGCGTCCTGAAAGTCTTGCAATACCGCCGCCCATGCTTCAATCGGTAAGGTCAGACCGGAACCGCCCATGGCGGGACTGACGAAAAGCGCGGGCGAGGTAAGGGCTTCACGCGCCCAAAACTCCGCCGCCGTTTCTTTTTCCTCCGCCGTCAACGGAAGAATAAAGTCGTCCGTGTGTGCGTTATGGTAACGCTCCGCATCGACATGTTCCAAGATCTCCAGCGTGTATTGCGCTTCCTGTTGTATTTTATCCAAATGATTGTAGTGCATGCGATTTTGGACAAAGCCTTGCGGATATACATCTTGGTTGTGCTGCGAGTTGCGTTGAGTCCCCATTTTGTACGGTATATCGAGTTCCAGAATAATATCGGACGCCGGCTGAAAATCGTGGAACGAAATCAACATGTCGTAATGGCGTTCATTTAATAATTTTACAAGCTCGTCATGCGAATACTCATCGGCGCAAAGAATTTTATCGGCCGAGTGAATGCGTTCGATAGTCGGG
This window of the Negativicoccus succinicivorans genome carries:
- a CDS encoding glycosyltransferase family 9 protein: MKILAIRMDKIGDALLTVPSFRTLRRMYPDAEITALTNTYNRPTIERIHSADKILCADEYSHDELVKLLNERHYDMLISFHDFQPASDIILELDIPYKMGTQRNSQHNQDVYPQGFVQNRMHYNHLDKIQQEAQYTLEILEHVDAERYHNAHTDDFILPLTAEEKETAAEFWAREALTSPALFVSPAMGGSGLTLPIEAWAAVLQDFQDAHPDWTILLGCYRPKQAPHDISIDMHLPFDEYAFCQAINDRLQKPAMIFANHRSIFHAAAVIQRCDLFLGPSTGTYHLAWTQGTPVVGVFGREPNHCWQRWGSLKQPHYHFVMNETKEYDRSGNFAIRALRRWRYSLYKRQERRKHGKFTPKMLYTTFNATKRKELAALLNQAAAEVTKTR